One part of the Eublepharis macularius isolate TG4126 chromosome 16, MPM_Emac_v1.0, whole genome shotgun sequence genome encodes these proteins:
- the LOC129344252 gene encoding histamine H3 receptor-like, with protein sequence MGLVVLTTVLGNALVVLAFVVDKSLRTQGNFFFLNLAIADLLVGGFCIPLYIPYILTGEWKFGKSLCKLWLVMDYLVCTASVFNIVLISFDRFISVTKAVSYRAQKGMTRNAVVKMVMVWLAAFLLYGPAIISWEYIAQRSILPEKECYAEFFYNWYFLMIASTIEFFTPFISVTYFNLSIYFNIRKRTPVRTGNLPPGQEHCELRSQGKKREHAVFFVKPTNRKRSQKRSNSLSPARPATSGLDDHNSERPSVDFNITQDLPPLQVDVQTKSPWDSFYKALESISTSTKRTDVANTMASRFRLSRDKRVAKSLAIIVCVFGLCWAPYTLLMIIRAACHGQCIPHALYEASFWLLWLNSAINPILYPLCHMSFRKAFFKLLCPGKAKIHPNMFT encoded by the exons ATGGGACTGGTCGTGCTCACGACGGTGCTGGGCAACGCCTTGGTCGTCTTGGCTTTCGTGGTGGACAAAAGTCTGCGCACCCAGGGGAACTTCTTCTTCCTCAACTTGGCTATTGCGGATCTGTTAGTGG GTGGATTTTGCATTCCTCTCTACATCCCTTACATTCTGACGGGGGaatggaagtttgggaaaagccTGTGCAAACTCTGGTTGGTGATGGATTATCTGGTGTGCACAGCCTCCGTTTTCAACATTGTCTTGATCAGCTTCGACAGGTTCATCTCTGTTACCAAAGCA GTCAGTTACCGAGCCCAGAAGGGTATGACCCGGAATGCAGTAGTAAAAATGGTGATGGTGTGGCTAGCAGCTTTTCTCCTCTACGGTCCTGCCATCATCAGCTGGGAGTACATTGCTCAGCGCAGCATCCTTCCCGAGAAAGAGTGTTACGCGGAGTTCTTCTACAACTGGTATTTTCTCATGATCGCCTCCACCATCGAGTTCTTCACCCCTTTCATCAGCGTCACTTACTTCAACTTAAGCATCTACTTCAACATTAGGAAGCGGACGCCCGTCAGAACAGGGAATCTCCCGCCAGGCCAAGAGCACTGCGAATTACGCTCCCAAGGGAAGAAACGAGAACATGCCGTGTTTTTCGTGAAACCGACCAACAGGAAAAGAAGCCAGAAGAGGTCGAACAGCCTCTCACCCGCCAGGCCTGCAACCTCTGGCCTTGATGACCACAATTCGGAAAGACCATCTGTAGACTTTAACATCACTCAAGACCTCCCACCTTTGCAAGTGGATGTTCAGACCAAATCACCATGGGACAGTTTCTACAAAGCTCTCGAGAGCATTTCCACCTCCACAAAGAGGACGGATGTCGCCAACACTATGGCTAGCAGGTTTCGGCTTTCCCGGGATAAACGGGTAGCCAAATCCTTAGCAATCATTGTCTGCGTTTTCGGCTTGTGTTGGGCACCCTACACACTCCTGATGATCATCAGAGCAGCTTGCCATGGACAATGCATCCCTCACGCTCTCTACGAGGCGTCGTTTTGGCTCCTGTGGCTGAATTCGGCCATTAACCCCATCTTGTACCCGTTGTGCCACATGAgcttcagaaaggctttttttaaactgttgtgCCCTGGCAAGGCTAAAATTCACCCAAATATGTTTACATGA